The Anopheles coluzzii chromosome 2, AcolN3, whole genome shotgun sequence genome window below encodes:
- the LOC120953675 gene encoding uncharacterized protein LOC120953675, with translation MHRTAGFVLIAGLIVVLCPDVRGLYTSSDVNTSKQSYFFGAKDAADILCYSKTLLKGSVMPQDVSYTNPTAAKNINFITLAADRYSTHGFTADISSGKIGTTTVTIKINAKSILPYAIIVKYYCVK, from the exons ATGCATCGGACAGCGGGATTTGTGCTGATCGCGGGACTGATCGTCGTCCTCTGCCCGGATGTCCGGGGCCTGTACACGTCGAGCGATGTGAACACGTCGAAGCAGAGCTATTTTTTCGGCGCAAAAGATGCGGCCGACATTTTGTGCTACTCCAAAACGCTTCTCAAAGGCTCGGTAATGCCACAGGATGTGTCGTACACCAATCCGACAGCG GctaaaaacatcaactttaTTACGCTGGCGGCAGACAGGTACTCAACGCACGGATTTACGGCCGATATTTCTAGTGGCAAGATTGGAACAACGACCGTTACAATTAAGATAAATGCAAAGTCTATTTTGCCGTACGCCATTATAGTGAAGTACTATTGTGTAAAGTAA
- the LOC120953674 gene encoding uncharacterized protein LOC120953674 encodes MDRCCLFVISGFLLIVGLHTTGASLLNTNQDLVVQFGTYDAKFQQCFYQKLYSGMISPQSVTFNNPAAKAIKYVIVESDQKIDLGGIAASITAGTVGDSKAITVQVNTSPNTIKFLNNFTVKMYCEK; translated from the exons ATGGACCGTTGTTGCCTGTTTGTGATTTCTGGATTTCTGCTGATTGTCGGACTACACACGACCGGGGCGAGCTTGTTGAACACGAACCAGGATCTGGTGGTGCAGTTCGGAACGTACGATGCAAAGTTCCAGCAGTGCTTCTACCAGAAGCTTTACTCCGGCATGATCAGCCCGCAAAGTGTGACGTTTAACAAT CCGGCGGCGAAAGCGATAAAGTACGTTATTGTGGAATCGGATCAGAAGATTGATCTCGGCGGTATAGCGGCCTCGATCACGGCGGGCACGGTCGGTGACAGCAAGGCGATCACGGTTCAGGTAAACACCTCGCCGAACACGATCAAATTCCTGAACAATTTCACGGTGAAAATGTACTGCGAGAAATAA